In one Aythya fuligula isolate bAytFul2 chromosome 12, bAytFul2.pri, whole genome shotgun sequence genomic region, the following are encoded:
- the HSBP1 gene encoding heat shock factor-binding protein 1 has translation MAEPDPKSVQDLTAVVQTLLQQMQDKFQTMSDQIIGRIDDMSCRIDDLEKNIADLMTQAGVEELEGENKTPATNKS, from the exons ATGGCCGAGCCCGACCCCAAGAGCGTGCAGGACCTCACCGCCGTG gTGCAGACGTTGCTTCAGCAAATGCAGGACAAATTTCAAACCATGTCTGACCAAATAATTGGACGAA TTGATGACATGAGCTGTCGCATAGATGACCTGGAGAAAAATATAGCAGACCTCATGACGCAAGCCGGAGTTGAAGAACTGGAAGGCGAGAACAAGACCCCTGCTACTAACAAGAGTTAA